The following coding sequences lie in one Gorilla gorilla gorilla isolate KB3781 chromosome 5, NHGRI_mGorGor1-v2.1_pri, whole genome shotgun sequence genomic window:
- the OR2I1 gene encoding putative olfactory receptor 2I1 produces MKANYSAEERFLLLGFSDWPSLQPVLFALVLLCYLLTLTGNSALVLLAVCDPRLHTPVYYFLCHLALVDAGFTTSVVPPLLANLRGPALWLPRSHCTAQLCASLALGSAECVLLAVMAVDRAAAVCRPLRYAGLVSPRLCRTLASASWLSGLTNSVAQTALLAERPLCAPRLLDHFICELPALLKLACGGDGDTTENQMFAARVVILLLPFAVILASCGAVARAVCCMRFSGGRRRAVGTCGSHLTAVCLFYGSAIYTYLQPAQRYKGTGQVRIALLHRGHTCSQPAHLHPQE; encoded by the exons ATGAAG GCCAACTACAGCGCAGAGGAGCGCTTTCTCCTGCTGGGTTTCTCCGACTGGCCTTCCCTGCAGCCGGTCCTCTTCGCCCTTGTCCTCCTGTGCTACCTCCTGACCTTGACTGGCAACTCGGCGCTGGTGCTGCTGGCGGTGTGCGACCCGCGCCTACACACGCCCGTGTACTACTTCCTCTGCCACCTGGCCTTGGTAGACGCGGGCTTCACCACTAGCGTGGTGCCGCCGCTGCTGGCCAACCTGCGCGGACCAGCGCTCTGGCTGCCGCGCAGCCACTGCACGGCCCAGCTGTGCGCATCGCTGGCTCTGGGTTCGGCCGAGTGCGTCCTCCTGGCGGTGATGGCTGTGGACCGCGCGGCCGCAGTGTGCCGCCCGCTGCGCTACGCGGGGCTCGTCTCCCCGCGCCTGTGTCGCACGCTGGCCAGCGCCTCCTGGCTAAGCGGCCTCACCAACTCGGTTGCGCAAACCGCGCTCTTGGCTGAGCGGCCGCTGTGCGCGCCCCGCCTGCTGGACCACTTCATCTGTGAGCTTCCGGCGTTGCTCAAGCTGGCCTGCGGAGGCGACGGAGACACTACAGAGAACCAGATGTTCGCCGCCCGCGTGGTCATCCTGCTGCTGCCGTTTGCCGTCATCCTGGCCTCCTGCGGTGCCGTGGCCCGAGCTGTCTGTTGCATGCGGTTCAGCGGAGGCCGCAGGAGGGCGGTGGGCACGTGTGGGTCCCACCTGACAGCCGTCTGCCTGTTCTACGGCTCGGCCATCTACACCTACCTGCAGCCCGCGCAGCGCTACAAAGGCACGGGGCAAGTTCGTATCGCTCTTCTACATCGTGGTCACACCTGCTCTCAACCCGCTCATCTACACCCTCAGGAATAA
- the UBD gene encoding ubiquitin D produces the protein MAPNASCLCVHVRSEEWDLMTFDANPDDSVKKIKEHVRSKTKVPVQDQVLLLGSKILKPRRSLSSYGIDKEKTIHLTLKVVKPSDEELPLFLVESVDEGKRHLLQVRRSSSVAQVKAMIKTKTGIIPETQIVTCNGKRLEDGKIMADYGIRKGNLLFLASYCIGG, from the coding sequence GTGCATGTCCGTTCCGAGGAATGGGATTTAATGACCTTTGATGCCAACCCAGATGACAgcgtgaaaaaaatcaaagaacatgTCCGGTCTAAGACCAAGGTTCCTGTGCAGGACCAGGTTCTTTTGCTGGGCTCCAAGATCTTAAAGCCACGGAGAAGCCTCTCATCTTATGGCATTGACAAAGAGAAGACCATCCACCTTACCCTGAAAGTGGTGAAGCCCAGTGACGAGGAGCTGCCCTTGTTTCTTGTGGAGTCAGTTGATGAGGGAAAGAGGCACCTCCTCCAGGTGCGAAGGTCCAGCTCAGTGGCACAAGTGAAAGCAATGATCAAGACTAAGACGGGTATAATCCCTGAGACCCAGATTGTGACTTGCAATGGAAAGAGACTGGAAGATGGGAAGATAATGGCAGATTACGGCATCAGAAAGGGCAACTTACTCTTCCTGGCATCTTATTGTATTGGAGGTTGA